The DNA window GACTTTGAAAACTAAGGCAATCAAAGGACCTGGAACAAGCAGCACAGAACCAATGATCATACCTGAGGATGAAGATGGAAGTTTGACTCAAGAAACTACTGAGGTTGTTGCAGAGCATAAGTTAGGGACATGTCTAAGGACATTGAGAACTTGGGAAGACATTGCAAGATCTTTGACTCAGTGAATTGAATGAAGTTGCAAGATTGACCTTTTAATGTTAAGACTATTctgttttttgttttgtaatGTTAAGACCAATTTAAGGCTTATGACAATATGTTTGTGTTTGTTTGTTAAGATATGTTCTATGCTTATGACAGTATGTTAAGACCTATTTAAGGCTTTTGTAATGCTATAACAACATATGTTTTATACCTAATGTGCAACTGAATTGTCAATACTTAATTATCACAACAACATATGTTTGATACATGATATGCAATTGAATTATCAATACTTAATTTTCATTAAAGTAGAAGTAACATTACATTGTTAACATCACACTGAATTATCAATACAGCAAAACATCATAACATTACAATGACCTGTAATCACCCTAAAACTATAGTTCAACTAAATAATTTTACACCAAACAGCAAAAAATGCCCATGATGCGAAAAGGGCAACCATCATCCAAAAACTTTTCTTCCTTTCAATCTGCAGCAGCATTTTCAGTTTGTCCACCTTCTTTGAGCTTGTCTGTTTAAGAAATTCTGAGGCAAACTCCTTCCCAAACTCATGCCCATATTCCTTAAGATAGTTAACCAGTTCTTCATCTCTGAACAACGCATGATTCTGACTGTTCAATGACATCTCTTCCACTTCATCGTCCCAAATGAATAAGTCGCAGGAATCATCGCTCTGAGTAAAGAAATTAGGGTTGAATGAGATTTTGGAGGAAAATATCAAAAATGACGAAGAAGAACAAATACCTTTCCAACATTTTTGCATCTCCAGAACTTCCTATTAGGGTTTTCATGTGTCTTCGAAACCCACATCTTCATTGTAAGATTGCAACCACACCTTGGTTTTTCTCTTCCATTGAAGTTTCCGATTGAAGAATTTTTGCTTCCACCCATTGCCCAGCCCTAATTTTGCGATctgcagaggagaagaagagaaggTGGAGAAGATGAACCAAAATGATTTTGTAAATATTATATGTGAACTAATATGATGTGGCATTAGTATGTATAggtgacatttaaaaataaatgaaaaacaaaaaaatttgacacTGGGCATGCCACATATGCTAAGGGCGTGTGCCATTTTACCCCAAGGTTATTCCAAACAGAATCTTCTAATGGCAAGGTTGCTTTTGCAAAAAAAAtttttacaggggggtaaaccaaatatggcctatatggcagggggcaaaaatggtaataaccctattttcgatattattttatgctactattttatattttttattccacttttatctaatcttatttttatatattaaatagaaagttattgtccaaatatgataatttttgttgtatttgttaaagcataaatgactaaatacaaagttaagTTGTCATTTATGTGTGTATGAAAGGctaaataaatttttgtaaaaaatcaAACTAACCGAACCAACCCCAACCACactggtttgatttggttttatttttaaaagttaactgaaccaaaccaaaccacaaaTGTTTTTCTCTTACGTTTCGGATAATTTTGTACGTCAAAACTGCTCAAACTACACCGCTAACACAGCTGTATATATATCAAACTTTGGAGTTATAGAACAGTAGTTATCTTTTTTTCTCTCAAATGTAAAGCTAGTAATACTTTAAAAGCAAATGTCACTTCAAGAAGCAATATCGACTGAGTTTGTAAAACACTTTAAAAAATTTATGGCAAAATTTTTCCATTGGTTTCTCCTTTACAATGTCAGTAAGAATCAGAGAAAATCAATAAAACATGATGAGCCATATTTTTCACTACCATGTATCTATCGTATAAAGTTGTATGTTGCAATTTCACGACTTTTAACAAGTCCTGTCTAGTTATGACACTTGTCTGAGAGGAACTTTCATAAAACTAAATAAACCAATTTTATTCCCAAAAAAATAACACATAAATTCTTTTGGTCTCAAAGGcacttgaaaaaaaaattatactaaccGGGGTTTAAATTTTCTATTGAGGGTGAGGGGGAGTCATAAAAGCATTTTTCAATGGATGAACCAATTTACATGTAAAAACAAAAACACTATAAGCCTAGCATTTACCAATTTAAGCGAAGCGAAAACTTCCACCAAGCTTGCctgtcatcatcaaaacaaaacaaaaaaacaatggTCATTTACTTGCACAATTATGTTTGGAAAATTTATTTATGAGTAGATAGGGTTGCTTATCTGCAGTACATTTTTCTAAAAGCTCTTCAGCAAACTTTAACATTGCATCATTTTCCTCGACAAACTTTGCATATCTTTCTGTCTCCTTCACTGCCTCAGCAGCCAAAAATGACTTATTCTCTGCATCAGCAATTCTGAACGCTACAATTTCGGAAGCTTCCCTCATTGCATTATCAAATGCCGAAGTATTAGATGCCGCTGGAGCTGGTGAATTCATTTCTTTTGGTGCAGGTGGTTTTGAGTCAACATCCGGCTTTGTCTCCGCTGAGGTATCCTTAATCTTGTAACTGTTTTGTACCTGCGTGTGTAACATGACTGATTAGTTAAAATCTCTTAAGTGGCAGTAACAGTTTATACAGTTAGTTCTTCTGTTTTGTTATCTAGCCGTTACAATGGAAACAACTACAATATTGATTCGGTAAGAATTGTGTTCCATTTTTCACTAGTTCAATTATTCTAGCATGGTATCAAGAAAACAAGCTTCAAGTTCATTTGGCTTAAACATGCAAAATGAAAATTTTGCCTTATGTACCGGAAAAGGTGGGTCTATATATATCTGTTACAACTAATCctagaacaattttttttcaaaccattTGAAGTATATGAGTAAACAGAAGAGGAGAAACATCTGCTCCAAACAAAACAAAGTATTATTATTGATACAAAATAGCTTTCCAACATACGCATGTCTAGCCTAGAGGACTAACTTAAAGCAAAATACAGAGAATATAATACTCTAACACATACATTTCTTTAAAGCATCACAGAGGACTAATTTACCTTTTCGAGCCTCCCTTGAGTAACAAGCCTTCTTAGCTTTGAACCTAGTGTCCTTCtgaaattttgattttgaggaagGTTGTGCTTTTGCTGCAGTATTATGAATCATTATTCCTCagaaagtataaaataaaaacatgcTATAAATGAAATACCCCATATTTAAAAAGATAATATGCACAATAGATGCTGCAAAGTATAGTATATTTCTGCCCCAAGTCTCCCAATTAGCCCCATAAGAAAAGGCATTGCCTAAGCACAAAAGCGAGGAAATCGCAACACAATCTCAATTTTATTTGACAACTATGCAAGTCAAAACAACCATAACTTAACTAACAAATATTGTTTGTCTACATGGCAAATATTTTTTCCTTTTCGCAACTGCAGTGAAATAAACTGTAACTATTACAAAAATAAGCATGCTACTTTGAAAGATCATACTAGAGTGAAAGAATCTATTTACTCGTGGCAAAAAACCTAGAAAGTCCTCGAGTTGATGAACAGATTTTGAATTCTCTAGTGTAAAAACAAATGGCAAAGCCACTGATATTGAACCTGTGGTAAAGAAATTGGATAGTTTCTATGAGATCATAGGCCCAAATCTCATTACTACAATTTCAGCCCAATAAAAACTGGGTTTAAATAACATTTTCAGCCCTCTAAAATAACCATTAATTATTTTAGTCCTGATACATTATTAAATGAGGCCTCGAAGGAATTAAAGTTAGTTAGTGAGTTAGTCATGTTGCCTAATAAGAAGAAATGAGCGAGCTTGGTGCCACAGTCAAATCCATACTATACCCAAATGATTGACATTACACATTACACAAATGTCAATGAATACTTCAAAATAGATTTCCACCAGAAGGAAAATCCTTGATGTTTTGAATGTATTATATAGACGGGATAAGGATATTTAAATTCACATAGAAGCCTTATGTTATAAGGATTATGTATCCTCTCATAGATAAACTAGCTCATAGTATCATGCAAGTCAAGTATTTGGGGGTCATAGAGCCCAATTAGACAGCAGCAATTCAATCCAAAAGATCTTTGAGCACATTTCAATTCATAAAATCTGTGTTACATGATCTAGGAAACAAGTCATTCAACCAATCCACAAAAAATAAGAAAGGCATTACCCCCAAGAAAATCAACTCACCTCAATGAAGCTAACAATAGCACTTAAGTCAGACCCGTTGGCATCTTTGATTGTTGAtaaagcttcaaaaatcattgaATTGTACCTGATGAAAGTTGAAAATAATGAGTACAAAGAAGCCGTCATAATATGACTTTAATGGATAGGACAAATAATGAAAATTAAGACATTGTGTTTAAAAGTCTATATAATTTACAAAATATAATACTTTATGATGATCAGCTAGAAGTAAGTGATGTAAACATGTTTGCAATGAATAGTTCTTAAATAAGTTTTACTGCAATACAAAATCGTGTTAAAAACAGAACCCTCAGTCATAAATTTAACAGTAGTAATTGGTAATTTATCCTATTAACATTTGGTGTCGAGTTATCAAGCACTCAACTCTCTTTGGTACGCAATATGGGTACAGGTATGCAGTATGTTGCCTACTAAGTATTGGTAGATGGGCATGCATAGTCAGTACAATTGGGTTTGTGATAAGATCTAATATACTACTAGTATACTAATACTAATTAGGGTGATTGGACATCATTTAAGTTTTTTCATAATATACTATTCCCTCCTTCTCTAATTATAAGACCCTTTTGGAACTTTTCTTTGTCCCTAAATAGATCCTTTGCAAGTTTTTTGATACATTTCTTACTCTTTTTCCAAATGCTATCTATACACAGTAATTTAGTAATAGTAATAGTCATCCACAAATTAGACACATTAATCACACTACAAACTCTTTTTAGTATACATAAAAAGTGCCAAAGGATCTTATAAATAGGGATAGATGGAGGatgagataaataaataaataaaaaatgcagAGAAATTGTAGCATACTATcgatttaattcaattaattccaTGTTTTACTAATTAGGAATGAGGAGAGCATTTCAAGGGTCAGCAAGCGGGTACCAAAGGAGTTGGTGGTCCGATAACAAGGGCTAAGATGAAGATATTAAGGGATCGTCTTGAAGAACAAATCATATTATATTTGGAAACCGATTCTTATCAAGAATATCTTATTTCTTGTGGAAGATTTGCAATTCAATCTTATCATTTATCCTGAATGTGGCTATTTTTCTTCCCATTTCTTATCTCCTTCCGCCTTGTAAGTTTCCTTTCAATTTCTAATTTGTTTGATTTTCTTAGTTTTTCCTTCGATTTCTCTCCTTATTCAAGAAACTCTCACTAAGTTCAGGATCCGTCTTGTATGAATCCTCTAGGATCCAGATCATTTACTTCACCTAGACAAAAGGATACATTTTTAATGTACCAAAGCAACTTGCAAGCAGTTATTTCCTACAGCAAGTGAGACCATACATTCCTAATTCTACCTTTTTCCTAAACCCTTCACCTTTAATAAAAAGGTAGACGGGTTATCTTTGATCCTCACCCACCTATTTGCCACTTCTATGAATTAAATTAAACGGAGAACTGACAAGAACCAATTCACAAAAGTGCCACAAATATGCAAGTAACAACTCAAGGTTCAAGCGGGGTAGAAAATTGTTTCATTGTGCATATCATGATTCACTATTGTCATTCCACTCCATTTTGCTGAAATTCCATGGTTTTAGAGAGGGTTTTCAATTCGAACTCCATGTCCTCACACTGATAGAAAATAGAGAGAGAGTTTTTCATTCATCTAACAAACTTTCTGTTATTTCTCAAAAGTTGGTTACACAATAGAGAAAAGGTTGTTTATATATTACAACCTGTAACCTGCTATAGCAGGTTAGAGCAAGTGACTCAAAGACACACGTGTCAGTCACACTATATTAACTAAAGCTATTATTACATCTAATACACACAATCGTGCAGTCACCAATTCAAACCATTTGATTAAGATCATAACACTAACATTCCAACTAGGCATTTTGGACTCAATTACCAAAGTTACCTAGTGGGTCTTTCAATCTTATCCAACTATCATAATCGTATAATAGCATCAAATGCATGATTTTTATAGTACGGAGTCCAAATCACAGCCTGGTTTTATGCACTAAATATACAATCCTAGAAAATGGAACATCTACTATCAGCATAAACTAGTTTTACACCGTAGCCAAACAAGAATCAATATTTTGCAGCTTTTTTAACATACAACAATTACAAAAATGGATTAATGCAACAATGTGATTAATTCTTGTTGGATGTCAATGTAAAACTACTTTACCACTACAATACAATACAACCCCATTAAACAGGACCGTCGGCCCTTTGAGGGCGACGGGCGTGCAAGGCGGAATACGCACAGGGTCCAAAATTTTACACCATTACTAAAAAGCGGCTCATAAAATATTAGTGACAGTTAAACCATGACAAAATAGGGCCCCTATTTGATTTGTCATACTAAAACTGTAGTTAACATGGCCTCTAAAAAACTAAGACGACCCTACCATTAAACATTCCTTTATTTCATCCATTACCAAATCAAACAAGCACACTCAATTCAAACTACAAACTAAATCCACAAAACTAcataaagaatgaaaaaaaaaaaaaaaaaagatcataCTGTGGAGGAGCATCTTCAATTTGAGAAGGCTGGCTTGTAGGAGTCTGAATTTGAGGCACAGGAGTAACATTTTGCATAATAACATTAAGCGGAGCAGGAGAAGCCGGAGTAGCAGGAGAAGCAGAAGCAATAACCAACGATTTCGACTTGGGAGTTCTAGACTTATCTTTAGAGTTTTGACCAGGAAAAACACTTAAATTCCGCCATTTATCCTGAACAACGAATCAATCAACCATAACGATTAAACATAAAATTTCAAGAAacaaaaaccctaaccctaaccctaataataaaaaaaccttgAGATCAATGTTGGAACGGCTACAGagtttctcagcgaactctttatCTCTGAGAATGTTCTTCCACTTTCCGGTACCGTGTTTTTGAACGCCTTGATGTaaggcttcttcttcttcaggtgTCCACTTTTGCTTCTGATTTCCCATCGATGACGATAGTACACTCTGTTGCAGCGCCAAAGAGGTTCAGTTTCGATTGATTTAATAAGTGTGTGTAGAAATGCTAGTAGTAAGTAGTAGAGTCAAGTACTGCTATTGACCCTTTCTCCTCGCGTTTTTTATTTATACTATTCCGTTTTATGGAgttttttatagaattttgaTGCGCTTACTTTAATAGTTGATCGTGGCCGTTAGATTTTCTTTTTTGGTaacaagattttttttttgtaaaatattaaaaCGGGCCTTACCTGGTATAGGAACTATAGGAGATTTTTTTGGGAAAATCACCTTTGCACCCTTAACTGGATTTTGATACCCCATATATCTCTATAATGTCAAAATTACCCCTATTCTTATTTATCTCTTTTAAAAGTTaccatttttgtaaaaaaaattattctaaaaaatatgtgtttattgaatttttaaaaattcaatttgagtttttatctgatttttttaaatatttgatatttgatttcGTTTTATTGGAAATTCCAAAAATACAGTATATCGGATATGTCTTACACCCCTAAAAAACCTAGTAGTTAATTTGATCATGCTCTCCTTATATGCGCATGAGATGGAAGGTTCTCCTATAGATTTTACTTAATTCTTGACCTCTAACTTGGTATATTTTACTTACATGTTCTAtatcaatttttgaaaattttaacctaTGAGTAtttcattatatgttttaattgaaagatattttcctCCTGAACTGAAGTGTTATCATGGGCACAATCTATTAGGAGACAACATAGTATTATTGTTGTTAGTTCTGATACAACAAATAGGCAAAGAGGAAGGAAAGACAAATTGATAATGAGTTGTAAGAGGGGGAAACTATATGAACAACGAATTGTCTTAAGTCAATTTAGTAGAAGAGTTAAACAAATGCTCATTTAACTTGAGATATGTGCCAAGCGGTAGCAGTTGGAACATAACAGTTAGATATGATATTCACAACCATGATCTAGCTAGGAATGATGACAAAATACCACATGGTGGCGAGGCTCATAGTGGTTGCATTTAAAGATATGAATGTTGATAATTTGACGACTATGACGCATTTGTATAAGGTAAGGAGTTGGAAAGGGTAAAAAGAGTTTATACTGACAAAGTTGCATGTGAATGCTTCATTAGGCCAACACATAGGTTACCTTGTGTGCATGAACTTGCAGGTTTTCAAATACAAGGTTATCATGTTCCATAGGAATCTATTCATGTGTTTTTGACGAAATTACACATTAAAGAGTATGAAGTTATTGAAGAAGGGAGTGAGACACAATTGGACTTAGatgaataatttgaagtgttgaAGAGCTATTTCAGTACCTTGGATATTGTTGGGCAAAGGGCGATGAAGAAAAATGTGTGTTAACTTACATATTCATGCACAACTTCTATGTGTCCACCACCGGTGAAGTGCAAGCTAAACAAAATTTCTCCAAGAAAGAGGATAAGAATCTGATGTCGAAGAGGGGTATAATTTTCCTTCAATTAATTATTGAACTAAGTAGTGGCTCTTTCCCGACCGAATGCTATCTAAATCCCTTAATTAAGGGTAGATGGAAATATTCCCTAAAAGTCCCAGTCGCAAGAAACCTAAATATGGCACTTCTCACAGGGCCCCACTCAGATGACTGGTTTTGAGGAAAGGAACTATATCCTTATGTACTACGTTTTTAAGCTACTCTGATACCCGAAGGCTCGACTCTTGTTTATAACTATAATTTATGACTTAGCATCTCTCAATCACACTCATATTGCATCTTATCCATTGCCTCTTAATGAAGTTCCTATTGCTTGTTCGGATTCCTCACCCTTTCTAATGCCTACACCTAACATGGATAATGATTACCAAGCTCTTCGTGGTAGCTATGGAAGAGGAATGCATGGGTAGACGAAGTAGATTCTCTAATTTTACTCTATAATGTcaagtttgttttaaatttggCCATTTTGCTTTACAGTGTTGACAtatattcaatcagaacttccAGCCATCCTCCTTCAATGGCAACAACTATTTTGGGGCTCCTTAGAAACCCTGGAAAAACTactcttttggaaacaatgttTGGAACACATATGTT is part of the Vicia villosa cultivar HV-30 ecotype Madison, WI linkage group LG2, Vvil1.0, whole genome shotgun sequence genome and encodes:
- the LOC131653920 gene encoding telomere repeat-binding factor 4-like, which codes for MGNQKQKWTPEEEEALHQGVQKHGTGKWKNILRDKEFAEKLCSRSNIDLKDKWRNLSVFPGQNSKDKSRTPKSKSLVIASASPATPASPAPLNVIMQNVTPVPQIQTPTSQPSQIEDAPPQYNSMIFEALSTIKDANGSDLSAIVSFIEQKHNLPQNQNFRRTLGSKLRRLVTQGRLEKVQNSYKIKDTSAETKPDVDSKPPAPKEMNSPAPAASNTSAFDNAMREASEIVAFRIADAENKSFLAAEAVKETERYAKFVEENDAMLKFAEELLEKCKLGGSFRFA